In Papaver somniferum cultivar HN1 chromosome 1, ASM357369v1, whole genome shotgun sequence, a genomic segment contains:
- the LOC113302628 gene encoding scarecrow-like protein 21, with amino-acid sequence MSSSMNHKNLDASNGFYCKPMQCYPQDSEGFDQHPSFNDSTQINSLPVQSSPSTISFSPNGSPVSQLDSQSNPSESRHSPDNAYGSHISVSSVTDDVDDLRNTLREWESMMLEPDSDMADSYGSTIHGDKNQASVEHQKLKEMTEAIRRGDLKQVLVGCANAISENNMPTTEWLIAELRQMVSVCGDPVQRLGAYMLEGLVAKLASSGSSIYKALRCKEPASAELLSHMHSLYEACPYFKFGYMSANGAIADALKDENRIHIIDFQISQGTQWLSLIKALASRTGGPPHIRITGIDDSVSAYARNGGLQLVGHRLSHFAKSCNVPFDFHAGAMFGSNAELENLTLRPGEALAVNFPLMLHHTPDESVSTHNHRDRLLRLVKSLSPKVVTLVEQEANTNTAPFVQRFIETLNYYTAIFESIDVKLPREDKERINVEQHCLARDVVNIIACEGVERVERHELLGKWKSRFMMAGFTPYPLSPVFNATIKAVLENYNEKYTLEEKDGALYLGWKNKALVASCAWQ; translated from the coding sequence ATGAGTTCGTCAATGAATCACAAGAACTTAGATGCATCCAATGGGTTTTACTGTAAGCCGATGCAGTGCTATCCTCAAGATTCTGAGGGTTTCGACCAGCACCCATCCTTTAATGACAGCACCCAAATAAACAGCTTGCCAGTTCAAAGTTCACCCTCTACCATCAGTTTTTCACCTAATGGTAGCCCTGTTTCTCAGCTAGATTCTCAATCTAACCCATCTGAGTCACGTCATTCCCCAGATAACGCCTATGGTTCTCATATTAGTGTATCTTCGGttactgatgatgttgatgatttaaGGAACACATTGAGAGAATGGGAATCCATGATGCTTGAACCTGATTCAGATATGGCGGATAGCTATGGGAGCACAATCCACGGTGACAAAAATCAAGCTTCAGTGGAACACCagaaattgaaagaaatgacAGAGGCGATCCGAAGAGGAGATTTGAAACAAGTTCTTGTAGGCTGTGCCAACGCCATATCAGAAAACAATATGCCAACAACAGAATGGTTGATAGCTGAGTTAAGACAGATGGTTTCAGTCTGTGGGGATCCCGTCCAGAGGTTGGGTGCTTATATGTTGGAAGGGCTTGTGGCCAAGCTGGCTTCTTCAGGGAGTTCCATATACAAAGCATTAAGATGTAAAGAACCTGCCAGTGCCGAACTCCTCTCTCATATGCATTCCCTATATGAAGCATGCCCATATTTCAAGTTTGGGTACATGTCTGCTAATGGTGCCATTGCAGATGCCCTGAAGGATGaaaaccgaattcacatcattgaTTTCCAGATTTCCCAAGGAACTCAATGGCTCTCTCTAATCAAAGCTCTAGCGAGTCGCACTGGTGGCCCCCCACATATACGTATCACTGGTATCGATGATTCTGTATCAGCTTACGCCAGGAATGGAGGGCTTCAACTTGTTGGGCATAGGTTATCTCACTTCGCTAAGTCGTGCAATGTGCCTTTTGACTTCCATGCTGGAGCTATGTTTGGTAGCAATGCAGAGCTGGAAAATCTTACTCTGAGACCAGGGGAAGCTCTGGCAGTGAATTTCCCACTCATGTTGCACCACACGCCAGATGAGAGTGTAAGCACTCACAATCATCGAGATCGACTATTAAGACTTGTCAAGAGCTTGTCACCCAAGGTGGTAACCCTAGTCGAGCAAGAAGCTAATACTAATACAGCCCCATTTGTTCAACGGTTCATTGAGACGTTGAACTATTACACAGCTATTTTTGAGTCGATTGATGTAAAGCTTCCTAGGGAGGATAAGGAACGGATCAATGTCGAGCAACATTGCCTAGCCAGGGATGTGGTCAATATCATAGCATGTGAAGGGGTCGAGAGGGTCGAACGTCATGAACTTCTGGGCAAGTGGAAGTCCCGATTTATGATGGCTGGGTTTACTCCGTACCCGTTGAGTCCAGTTTTCAATGCCACCATTAAGGCTGTGTTAGAGAACTACAACGAGAAATATACACTTGAAGAGAAAGATGGGGCTCTTTATCTTGGCTGGAAGAACAAAGCCTTGGTAGCCTCTTGTGCATGGCAATGA
- the LOC113302643 gene encoding uncharacterized protein LOC113302643 isoform X1, whose translation MKASARSIHQKRDLLMQVQGKTSQSQALLLVSSKTMEDSSPGFQPSATTPDTPGYVVALNPSAPMEIDSNESRKRQSPDDGRSSDDVYSWRKYGEKHVKGNQSTRSYYKCFNPVCEAKKQVIRSYEGQTKEITYKGNHNHLAPQPSNEMAVGTTPFVYNGPAKEITYKAKHDLPAQISSEMAVEKQIHLTEPNGISGFSPITAQSEEISGAAPKLTDDIKVAECDDPESSIKCVGLNAMSISKTPAKLKQKRRKPSVEVPGECQSPAIVSPLAIQAATPSTFSNSPGQMVTSRTIVPVEVDSHELQQRQVLDSIVQAMPSDLKGPLMAAERLSEDGYNWRKYGQKRISGSEFPRSYYRCTHPNCQVKKQLERSHDGKLTEIVYKGTHDHPKPQPSSRMVVGTILSIQEESDRVSLNLKKDNSSNGHDIASCDTNPKSIQPQELAHVATSHIAATDVDVKYQGPKLNEPGKEVNNDRDPVSKASCSESNTETSNALAVAVPTHQQSEPSLQIQVYMVSSRDGLPVDSNEKRETDGPDSGLQAGQSYQKGTSSLIPTERLPDDVYNWRKYGQKHIKGNEFPRSYYRCTYPNCQVKKQLGLSHDGRIIEIIYKGKHDHPKPLPRGAILSVQDERSDGKPSNEEGQSQTSHYIKIIGANEHPVVMASDDDLESPTTQSNRVSDDVEGDDDPQSKRRKKDVDDLDVSAMGRAVREPRYVVEKPSEVDVVDDGYRWHKYGRKMVKGNTNPRNYYRCSNSGCSMKKHVERSSHNPKLLITTYEGKHNHDMPAPRTYSNEALTPKPGSEEHDADTIDNRVGAAGAGSSPQIRMIEDKRSTLDQVAAQDKNHSTHPLHNIVDVNPLATSCLGGADGDKLKEKQNDFPSFDNPPP comes from the exons ATGAAG GCTTCTGCAAGGTCTATTCACCAAAAGCGTGACCTGCTAATGCAAGTCCAGGGTAAAACAAGCCAGTCTCAGGCTTTGTTATTAGTTAGTAGCAAAACTATGGAAGACTCCTCTCCGGGATTTCAACCATCTGCAACTACCCCAGACACGCCTGGCTATGTGGTTGCTTTAAACCCTAGTGCTCCGATGGAAATTGATTCTAATGAATCAAGGAAGAGGCAGAGCCCAGATGATGGCAGATCATCGGATGATGTGTATAGCTGGCGAAAATATGGGGAGAAACATGTAAAAGGAAATCAATCTACACGGAGCTATTACAAATGTTTCAATCCTGTCTGTGAAGCGAAGAAGCAAGTAATACGATCTTATGAAGGGCAGACAAAAGAGATTACTTATAAAGGAAACCATAATCATCTCGCACCACAGCCAAGCAATGAAATGGCAGTTGGTACAACTCCTTTTGTTTATAACGGGCCGGCGAAAGAGATTACGTATAAGGCAAAGCACGATCTTCCTGCGCAGATAAGCAGTGAAATGGCCGTTG AAAAACAAATTCATCTCACCGAACCAAATGGTATCTCTGGTTTTTCTCCCATCACAGCACAAAGTGAGGAAATTTCAGGTGCAGCACCAAAACTGACCGATGATATCAAGGTCGCGGAATGTGATGATCCAGAGTCCTCCATAAAATGTGTTGGGCTCAACGCAATGTCCATCAGCAAAACTCCGGCTAAGTTAAAACAGAAGCGGAGGAAACCATCTGTTGAGGTGCCAGGTGAATGCCAGTCCCCTGCAATTGTGTCACCTTTGGCGATTCAAGCAGCAACACCCTCAACTTTCTCAAATTCTCCAGGTCAGATGGTTACGTCAAGAACCATTGTACCTGTTGAAGTTGACTCTCATGAGTTGCAGCAGAGACAAGTTTTGGACAGCATAGTTCAGGCTATGCCATCTGACCTCAAAGGGCCTCTGATGGCCGCTGAAAGATTGTCGGAAGATGGATATAACTGGCGAAAATATGGGCAAAAACGTATTTCAGGAAGTGAATTCCCACGGAGCTATTACAGATGTACGCATCCTAACTGCCAGGTGAAAAAACAGCTGGAACGTTCTCATGATGGAAAGCTCACGGAGATTGTATATAAAGGAACTCATGATCATCCTAAACCTCAGCCAAGCAGTCGAATGGTAGTTGGTACAATACTGTCTATCCAAGAAGAATCTGATAGAGTTTCTTTAAATCTCAAAAAAG ATAACTCATCAAATGGACATGACATAGCATCATGCGATACCAATCCAAAGAGCATCCAACCCCAAGAGCTTGCTCATGTTGCCACATCTCATATTGCAGCAACTGATGTGGATGTAAAATATCAGGGTCCTAAGTTGAATGAGCCTGGGAAGGAAGTGAACAATGATCGTGATCCAGTATCTAAGGCAAGCTGCTCTGAATCCAATACTGAGACCAGCAATGCGTTGGCGGTGGCAGTGCCAACTCACCAGCAAAGTGAGCCGTCTCTACAAattcaag TTTACATGGTCTCTTCAAGAGATGGTTTACCTGTTGATTCTAATGAAAAGCGGGAGACTGATGGCCCAGACAGTGGGCTCCAAGCGGGACAATCTTATCAAAAAGGAACTAGTTCTTTAATACCAACTGAGAGATTACCTGATGATGTATATAACTGGCGGAAGTATGGGCAAAAACATATCAAGGGAAACGAATTCCCGCGAAGCTATTATAGATGCACGTACCCGAACTGCCAGGTGAAAAAACAATTGGGACTATCTCATGATGGTAGGATAATAGAGATTATTTACAAGGGGAAGCATGATCATCCCAAGCCTCTGCCTAGGGGTGCAATTCTGTCTGTCCAGGATGAAAGATCTGATG GCAAGCCATCAAATGAAGAGGGCCAGAGCCAGACATCTCATTATATTAAGATAATAGGTGCCAACGAGCATCCAGTTGTCATGGCAAGTGATGATGATTTGGAATCTCCAACTACACAATCAAATAGGGTCAGCGATGATGTTGAGGGTGATGATGACCCGCAGTCTAAACGCAG GAAGAAAGACGTTGATGATTTAGACGTTTCTGCAATGGGTAGAGCCGTTCGGGAACCGCGTTATGTTGTCGAAAAGCCTAGTGAGGTTGATGTAGTGGATGATGGGTACCGCTGGCACAAATACGGTAGAAAAATGGTGAAAGGCAACACCAATCCAAG AAATTACTACAGATGCTCAAATTCTGGTTGCTCAATGAAGAAGCATGTGGAGAGGTCATCACACAATCCGAAACTACTCATAACCACATATGAGGGAAAGCATAACCATGACATGCCTGCTCCGAGAACTTACAGTAACGAAGCCTTAACACCAAAGCCTGGGTCGGAAGAGCACGATGCGGATACCATTGACAACAGAGTAGGAGCTGCAGGAGCAGGCTCAAGTCCTCAAATTAGAATGATTGAGGATAAGCGTTCAACGCTGGATCAAGTAGCAGCTCAGGACAAAAACCATAGCACACATCCACTTCATAACATAGTTGATGTAAACCCGCTTGCAACCTCCTGTCTCGGTGGTGCAGATGGAGACAAACTGAAGGAAAAGCAGAATGATTTCCCTAGCTTTGACAACCCACCACCATGA
- the LOC113302656 gene encoding ras-related protein RABA5a-like: MAFYTEEEQTEDYLFKVVLIGDSAVGKSNLLARFARDEFYPNSKSTIGVEFQTQKMDIDGKEIKAQIWDTAGQERFRAVTSAYYRGAVGALVVYDISRRQTFDSIGRWLNELHTHSDMNVVTILVGNKSDLRDAREVTMEEGKSLAEAQGLFFMETSALDSSNVKAAFQTVVKEIYNILSRKVILCQENKKQDTGWMENGKTVVLQAPNHEADSQTKRCCSS, from the exons ATGGCCTTTTATACAGAGGAAGAACAAACTGAGGATTATCTTTTCAAGGTTGTTTTAATTGGTGATTCAGCTGTCGGTAAGTCAAACTTGCTAGCAAGATTTGCTAGGGATGAGTTCTACCCAAATTCTAAATCAACCATAGGAGTTGAGTTCCAAACTCAAAAGATGGATATTGATGGGAAGGAAATTAAAGCTCAAATTTGGGATACAGCAGGCCAAGAACGATTTAGAGCCGTGACATCTGCATACTATAGAGGTGCTGTTGGAGCTCTTGTGGTTTACGATATCAGTAGACGTCAGACATTTGATAGTATCGGCAGATGGCTTAACGAACTTCACA CTCACTCGGATATGAATGTGGTTACCATTCTTGTTGGGAACAAATCTGATTTGAGAGATGCTAGGGAGGTAACAATGGAGGAGGGGAAGTCCCTAGCAGAAGCTCAGGGGTTGTTTTTTATGGAAACTTCAGCGCTTGACTCATCCAATGTCAAAGCTGCTTTCCAGACTGTCGTTAAGGAAATATATAACATCTTGAGCCGAAAAGTAATCCTTTGTCaagagaacaagaaacaagatactGGATGGATGGAGAATGGGAAGACTGTGGTGCTACAGGCTCCGAACCATGAAGCAGATTCACAAACTAAAAGGTGTTGTTCGTCCTAG
- the LOC113302636 gene encoding uncharacterized protein LOC113302636 — MYSIWLYLKENMSCKSTDFIGYCQGKVCDKNKRNKKKNKNRVERMSRDKKMVKSLSFRRTSHSQERFYQLNVGDPSRNVIEKIFQTSTATTKNASTIERVVRVRNSPETLERFEQYREMVKKQAKYCDNSFTYHPRNVVDGNEVLKFYSTTMSCCSRQPSKVSELCHNTDCDVCRMIRTGFDTDDAMKTGLAHWNSSSNFIENLVFVDRRENLKRAVVICRVIAGMAANTVGDQVESDYEGCDSDGSNIKEGLCSKIEHLSVRNSDAALPCFVIIFD; from the exons ATGTACTCAATATGGCTGTATTTGAAAGAGAACATGAGTTGCAAAAGTACTGATTTTATTGGATATTGCCAAGGTAAAGTTTGCGATAAGAATAAAAGgaacaagaaaaagaacaagaacagGGTTGAAAGAATGAGCAGAGATAAGAAGATGGTGAAAAGTTTGAGTTTCAGGCGAACGAGTCACAGCCAAGAACGTTTTTACC AGCTGAATGTTGGAGATCCATCAAGGAACGTAATTGAGAAGATTTTCCAAACCTCTACTGCTACAACGAAGAATGCTAGCACCATCGAACGAGTTGTAAGAGTGAGAAATTCGCCAGAGACCCTCGAAAGGTTCGAACAGTACAGAGAGATGGTGAAGAAGCAAGCCAAGTACTGCGACAACTCTTTTACATACCACCCAAGAAATGTCGTTGATGGAAATGAAGTACTGAAGTTTTACAGCACAACCATGAGTTGCTGCTCAAGGCAGCCGAGCAAAGTCTCTGAGCTTTGTCATAACACTGATTGTGATGTATGTAGAATGATTCGGACAGGTTTTGATACGGATGATGCCATGAAGACAGGGCTTGCACATTGGAACTCAAGTTCGAATTTCATTGAGAACTTGGTTTTTGTTGACAGGAGAGAAAATTTAAAAAGAGCTGTGGTAATCTGCAGAGTCATAGCTGGAATGGCAGCTAATACGGTTGGTGATCAAGTAGAAAGTGATTATGAAGGATGTGATTCAGATGGTAGTAATATCAAGGAAGGACTATGTTCCAAGATAGAACATTTATCTGTAAGAAATTCCGATGCTGCTCTTCCTTGCTTTGTCATAATTTTTGACTAA
- the LOC113302643 gene encoding uncharacterized protein LOC113302643 isoform X2 → MQVQGKTSQSQALLLVSSKTMEDSSPGFQPSATTPDTPGYVVALNPSAPMEIDSNESRKRQSPDDGRSSDDVYSWRKYGEKHVKGNQSTRSYYKCFNPVCEAKKQVIRSYEGQTKEITYKGNHNHLAPQPSNEMAVGTTPFVYNGPAKEITYKAKHDLPAQISSEMAVEKQIHLTEPNGISGFSPITAQSEEISGAAPKLTDDIKVAECDDPESSIKCVGLNAMSISKTPAKLKQKRRKPSVEVPGECQSPAIVSPLAIQAATPSTFSNSPGQMVTSRTIVPVEVDSHELQQRQVLDSIVQAMPSDLKGPLMAAERLSEDGYNWRKYGQKRISGSEFPRSYYRCTHPNCQVKKQLERSHDGKLTEIVYKGTHDHPKPQPSSRMVVGTILSIQEESDRVSLNLKKDNSSNGHDIASCDTNPKSIQPQELAHVATSHIAATDVDVKYQGPKLNEPGKEVNNDRDPVSKASCSESNTETSNALAVAVPTHQQSEPSLQIQVYMVSSRDGLPVDSNEKRETDGPDSGLQAGQSYQKGTSSLIPTERLPDDVYNWRKYGQKHIKGNEFPRSYYRCTYPNCQVKKQLGLSHDGRIIEIIYKGKHDHPKPLPRGAILSVQDERSDGKPSNEEGQSQTSHYIKIIGANEHPVVMASDDDLESPTTQSNRVSDDVEGDDDPQSKRRKKDVDDLDVSAMGRAVREPRYVVEKPSEVDVVDDGYRWHKYGRKMVKGNTNPRNYYRCSNSGCSMKKHVERSSHNPKLLITTYEGKHNHDMPAPRTYSNEALTPKPGSEEHDADTIDNRVGAAGAGSSPQIRMIEDKRSTLDQVAAQDKNHSTHPLHNIVDVNPLATSCLGGADGDKLKEKQNDFPSFDNPPP, encoded by the exons ATGCAAGTCCAGGGTAAAACAAGCCAGTCTCAGGCTTTGTTATTAGTTAGTAGCAAAACTATGGAAGACTCCTCTCCGGGATTTCAACCATCTGCAACTACCCCAGACACGCCTGGCTATGTGGTTGCTTTAAACCCTAGTGCTCCGATGGAAATTGATTCTAATGAATCAAGGAAGAGGCAGAGCCCAGATGATGGCAGATCATCGGATGATGTGTATAGCTGGCGAAAATATGGGGAGAAACATGTAAAAGGAAATCAATCTACACGGAGCTATTACAAATGTTTCAATCCTGTCTGTGAAGCGAAGAAGCAAGTAATACGATCTTATGAAGGGCAGACAAAAGAGATTACTTATAAAGGAAACCATAATCATCTCGCACCACAGCCAAGCAATGAAATGGCAGTTGGTACAACTCCTTTTGTTTATAACGGGCCGGCGAAAGAGATTACGTATAAGGCAAAGCACGATCTTCCTGCGCAGATAAGCAGTGAAATGGCCGTTG AAAAACAAATTCATCTCACCGAACCAAATGGTATCTCTGGTTTTTCTCCCATCACAGCACAAAGTGAGGAAATTTCAGGTGCAGCACCAAAACTGACCGATGATATCAAGGTCGCGGAATGTGATGATCCAGAGTCCTCCATAAAATGTGTTGGGCTCAACGCAATGTCCATCAGCAAAACTCCGGCTAAGTTAAAACAGAAGCGGAGGAAACCATCTGTTGAGGTGCCAGGTGAATGCCAGTCCCCTGCAATTGTGTCACCTTTGGCGATTCAAGCAGCAACACCCTCAACTTTCTCAAATTCTCCAGGTCAGATGGTTACGTCAAGAACCATTGTACCTGTTGAAGTTGACTCTCATGAGTTGCAGCAGAGACAAGTTTTGGACAGCATAGTTCAGGCTATGCCATCTGACCTCAAAGGGCCTCTGATGGCCGCTGAAAGATTGTCGGAAGATGGATATAACTGGCGAAAATATGGGCAAAAACGTATTTCAGGAAGTGAATTCCCACGGAGCTATTACAGATGTACGCATCCTAACTGCCAGGTGAAAAAACAGCTGGAACGTTCTCATGATGGAAAGCTCACGGAGATTGTATATAAAGGAACTCATGATCATCCTAAACCTCAGCCAAGCAGTCGAATGGTAGTTGGTACAATACTGTCTATCCAAGAAGAATCTGATAGAGTTTCTTTAAATCTCAAAAAAG ATAACTCATCAAATGGACATGACATAGCATCATGCGATACCAATCCAAAGAGCATCCAACCCCAAGAGCTTGCTCATGTTGCCACATCTCATATTGCAGCAACTGATGTGGATGTAAAATATCAGGGTCCTAAGTTGAATGAGCCTGGGAAGGAAGTGAACAATGATCGTGATCCAGTATCTAAGGCAAGCTGCTCTGAATCCAATACTGAGACCAGCAATGCGTTGGCGGTGGCAGTGCCAACTCACCAGCAAAGTGAGCCGTCTCTACAAattcaag TTTACATGGTCTCTTCAAGAGATGGTTTACCTGTTGATTCTAATGAAAAGCGGGAGACTGATGGCCCAGACAGTGGGCTCCAAGCGGGACAATCTTATCAAAAAGGAACTAGTTCTTTAATACCAACTGAGAGATTACCTGATGATGTATATAACTGGCGGAAGTATGGGCAAAAACATATCAAGGGAAACGAATTCCCGCGAAGCTATTATAGATGCACGTACCCGAACTGCCAGGTGAAAAAACAATTGGGACTATCTCATGATGGTAGGATAATAGAGATTATTTACAAGGGGAAGCATGATCATCCCAAGCCTCTGCCTAGGGGTGCAATTCTGTCTGTCCAGGATGAAAGATCTGATG GCAAGCCATCAAATGAAGAGGGCCAGAGCCAGACATCTCATTATATTAAGATAATAGGTGCCAACGAGCATCCAGTTGTCATGGCAAGTGATGATGATTTGGAATCTCCAACTACACAATCAAATAGGGTCAGCGATGATGTTGAGGGTGATGATGACCCGCAGTCTAAACGCAG GAAGAAAGACGTTGATGATTTAGACGTTTCTGCAATGGGTAGAGCCGTTCGGGAACCGCGTTATGTTGTCGAAAAGCCTAGTGAGGTTGATGTAGTGGATGATGGGTACCGCTGGCACAAATACGGTAGAAAAATGGTGAAAGGCAACACCAATCCAAG AAATTACTACAGATGCTCAAATTCTGGTTGCTCAATGAAGAAGCATGTGGAGAGGTCATCACACAATCCGAAACTACTCATAACCACATATGAGGGAAAGCATAACCATGACATGCCTGCTCCGAGAACTTACAGTAACGAAGCCTTAACACCAAAGCCTGGGTCGGAAGAGCACGATGCGGATACCATTGACAACAGAGTAGGAGCTGCAGGAGCAGGCTCAAGTCCTCAAATTAGAATGATTGAGGATAAGCGTTCAACGCTGGATCAAGTAGCAGCTCAGGACAAAAACCATAGCACACATCCACTTCATAACATAGTTGATGTAAACCCGCTTGCAACCTCCTGTCTCGGTGGTGCAGATGGAGACAAACTGAAGGAAAAGCAGAATGATTTCCCTAGCTTTGACAACCCACCACCATGA